The nucleotide window TTGATGTTTTGCAATGATGGCCAATCCTGCTGGGAGCAGCTGTGTTCTGGAACCTGAGTGTGCTTGCTCATCTCCCTGAGATGAACTTCTGGGACTAGGCCTGCTGATTCAGCTAAACCTGCAGGTTTTAAACTGGGAGATGTATGTTCTAACTTGTTTCAGCCAAACGTTAGAGGTGTGTGCTAGCCTGATCTCTCTGGTACAAACCCCGGGAGGGACTTCCACCCACCCTGGTCCTGGGGCTTGGCGAGTTGCTGGGCTGAGCTGGTGGGTTTTCAAATTCCAGATTCTggagggtctctctctctctctccccaccctctttctcttctctctctctctctctctctctctctctctctctctctctctctctctctctttatttccaagacagggtttctctgtgtaatagctctggctatcctggaatttgctttgtagaccaagctggcttcacaCTTTTAGAGatccctccagagtgctgggattaaaggccgtgtgctgccatgcctggccttCCTGGAGGTTTCAgagcattgtttttctttgtgtgtgtcctTCTCAGAACCTCCTGGAGCATTGTGGGAAAGGAGGAGCTAGTAGGTGTTGGTTGGGGGTCTGGAGAAAACTGTGGGTCCCATGCAGAGCCCCCATCTTCCAGGCCCCTCCTCTCCTTGGAAACTGAGAGCTACTTTCTGCCCAGTTCCTGTgcctctgtttcttcctctgcAGATGAAGGGCATAGTGAACCGTCTTCCAGGGGCATCCAGGGTCTGTTGACTGGGATTTGCTTCCCCTCATTTGAGAGTTAGCAGAGCTATGGCAGAGGTCGAGGTGTTGATGGCTTGGTCCTGCCTAGACCTGGCTCCCTGCCCTTCTTTCCATTgcttgtgcctgttttgtttttaaatttttgagatgGGTTCTTGAAACAAAGCTCTGGCTAGCCTagacctcactgtgtagcccagattagcattgaactcatggcaatcctcctacctcagactcttaagtgctgggattacatgcatgaaCCAACCCCACCAAGCTTGTTACCTGTGTTTTCAGACATGCACCTGCCTGTGTCACCAGAGAACACTAGGTGTCTTTTGCGGGTTCTTCTTTGTCGCTTACATAAAAGCACTTGAAAGGGGACTCGTTTTATCCGGGCTTTTGAGAGGAACTAACAGTGCAGGGGCTGTGGAGGCTTGCAGCTGTGTGGAGGAGGGcaatggaagggaagaaagggaagggcccGTTTTCTCCCCAGAGGCCAGGAATGCAGGGTTCAGCATTCAGTCACAGTAGGGAGGGCTTCGAATGGAGGCATGACCATGGCCAAGGCTTTGGACTGGTGGGCCGAAGGCCTGTGCTGCCGTAGGGAGGCAAGGAGCCACACTTTTGACTTAGAATTCTGAGAGCCTAGAGACAGGGCTTTAGCCTCTCTCAGCCCTTGTATCAAGGGAGGGAGCAGCTTCAGGCTAAGAAGAGGCCGCCCTCAGGGTGCAGCTGTTCCTTCACCTCCTTATCTTACCTTCAGGCTCATCCTGTCTCTTCTACCATTTGGCAGAAATGGGATTTTCTCCTTATCACCAGAGGTCTCAGCTGCTATCCATGTCAGACCTGTGCAAAGGGCCTGTGCAAAGCGACTGTACAGTCTCGCCATTTATGTCACAGGAAGTCGCCATGTAGTACTCCTGTCTCAGAAGAGGGCTCTTGGCAGGGGAGGCCCCGCCTCTACATCGGAAAGGATGCTATTGGCCCCAGATTGTGCCGTCTGCACCAGAAGGACACCACAGGGATATGCTTTGGTCCAGTGATGCCTGGAGGCAGCCGCTGCAGGGGGCCTTTGCTTGCTTTTGCCTGTCTGCTTGCCCAGCGTCACCTGTGCTTAGGGAGCTTGGGCAGAGCTGAGACAGAACCCAACCAGCAGGCCTTGCCTTCAGGCAAACTCTGAATGCAAGGCTTTCTAGAAAGCTTAAGAGTTGCACGTCCTTTGGGAAGTGGCTGCCTGTGGGGCCTTGCAGCCATGAAAGCTCCCAGAAGGCGTTGGTACTGAGGTGAGATGGAGTCAGGGAGGGATAGATCCGTGACACCTGCTCCGGATGTTGCCACATCTGGTCCTGAGTCTTAGGGAGAAGCCAAGGGTGCCAGGCCCTGGAGCATGTCCCATGAGCTTGGGTGCCGCCCAGCACCCCCCCAGCATGCATGTCCGTCCGCTGTGCTACCATAGGACAGGGGAGCCATCCGCCGTCTTGGGCCATGCTGTGCTCAGGGTGTCCAGGGGACTGTGCACGGAGATCCTCTGACAGCCTGAGGATGTGTGCCCTGTGGCTGACCGTGAGTGTGAAAACAGACAACTGCTTAGACGTCACTGCCCTTGGGACTGGTTATGTGACTGGCACCGTGCCCCACACAGAGGGATGTTCTCTGGCCACCAAGGAGCATGTGGAGGGACTGGCCCACAGAAAAATCCCAGACGGGAGTCAATCAGGATGTTGTGTTTGGATGGtgggttatttttaaatgttcactgtaatttgtgtgtgtgtgcctgtgtatatgtatctgtctgtctgtctgtatatattgtgtgtgggggtgtacATATGTCTCTATATAAGAAAGCATATGTAATACtgacactctaccactgagcccccCCCTCAAACTCCCAGTGTAAATCCTTTGCCACAGAGGTGGGCGTAGGCCCCGAGGCCACACAGAAAGGCTGTTCCTGATGCTGGTGTGTTCTGTTGTTCAGCTGAGATGGTCTGAAGAGGGAGGGCTGGGAGGGCCGAAGCCATGCCAGGATgatctccctcctccttccccacccccagatcttctccttcctcccccccaccccctgtccCAGAGTCCTCACTGAAAGATGATAGCGCCTCGTGAAAGGCCAGGCTGAGAGACGGCCTGAATCACTGCTGGTTAAGTAGCCCACCCAAGGCCACCTCTGCTTACTCTTGAGAGCTCCAGGGCATGGTGGCTGGTTTCCATGGTGACAATACAGGAGAAGACCTGTACCACCCCGATGAGTGGGGAAGTCAGAGATGCAGGTGTTATggtgactcacacacacacctccccatGCCAGGCAGTGGACTGGGCCCGCAGCTGGCTCTGTGATGACCTGTCCCCTTGCTCCCAGCCTGCAAGTCACACCACCCGTCCAGGGCGTCACTTTCTCAACTGTAAAGTAGGGTTGGCCTGAGCGCCTGAGGTGGCCTCATGTCAGGTGACTTGACGCAGGCTCAGGGTCAGTGCTGTGTGGCTGCCCGGCTGGACAGTGCTGGGAGGCGGGAACAGGCCTGCCTGGTATCTCTAGAACATTGCAGGAGACACCTGTACTGTGTTGGCTGGGACTACCCAGCAGGACCCTTACCTGGCTCTgcgttagttacttttcttgctaCTGTGTCAAGATCCTGGCTCATGGAGGGGAGGTTTTCTCTGCTCAGGGTTCCAGAGGGCACAGCCCACTGTGCTGGGAAGGCCTGGCCACAGGAGCTACTTAGCCCTGGGTGGTAGAAATTTATTCATATCATGGAGGATCTGGAAGCAGAGAGCTCAGGCAGGAAGTAGGACGGGATCACTTCAGGCCAGCCTTCAGCAGCCCACACTCCTGGCCAGGCCTTATTCCCCAAAGATTTCATAACCTTCCAaatggggaccaagcattcacatAGAGGCACCATGGGGGGACATTCCATACTGGAACCAAGACACAGTCTTTGCCAGGGTGCCCATCTGAGCCCGGAAAGTACCACTTCCTGTCATGTGTTGGCAGTCCAGGACATTGGTCTCCTTTGTTCTGACCTGGGGAGCCACGTCTGGGGCAGCGGGGAGCAGGGTACTGTGGGTCCTGCCTGAATCCCTCCCGTGTCCTTGCAGAACCAGCTGAAGCAGTGTTTCTCCAGGCGAGCACCCGAGGCCAAGGACACTGACACCCTCGTGCACGAAGCCGACAGCCAGTATGGGACCTGGGCAGACCAGCACCAGAATGGGGCCAGGTAGGCACACACCTGGGCCAGGCTGCTGGGCTCCAGGTGGCCTGGACGGGGCAGAGTCTCCCTTGGTTAGGGTCTCTGTTGCTGTGGTTAACACCTTGACCtaaagaaacttggggaggaaagagtttctgtggtttacacttccacatcacagttcaccatgggaggaagtcaggacaggagctcaagcagggcaggaacctggaggcaggagctgatgcagaggctgtggagggtgctgctcactggcttgctccacatggcttgctcagcttgctttctaatagaacccaggaaccaccagactggggtggccccacccacactGGGCTGAGCCCTCCCGCATTGACCgctaattaagaagatgccccACAGGCTGATCTTACAGGGGCATGTTCtgaattgaggctccctcctctcagctaACTCGagctggtgtcaagttgacataaaactctccagcacagagcccaTGCGGCTGACTCAGAAATCTCTTTATTTTAAGAAATTGTAACAGGAGGAAGCCATTGTTATACAAAGGGCGTTAGACAGCCACGAAAAGATGGAAATAAAGTACAAAGTATTGACAGGCAAGTAGTGTGGACACAGCCAGGAGCACTCAGAGGCAGTCAGACCCgtaaggacagacacacagacatccaCACGGTGACAGGCTGACCCGCAGGGACAGACCAAGTAAATACCGCTGCAAACAGGATCAGGGGCGCAGGTGACGGTCGGGGACCTTGAGGTGGCGAAATGTTCTCAGGCTTGTCAGACCAGAGGTCAGCTCCACACACGTCTTAAAACACTTGCAGACAACAAAGTTGTGTCACATCGTCAACGCCTGAACTCTGTTGTCAGACACTGGGGCCGACCTCACAGCGTTGTGAGGCTAGTGTTTGCCACTGTGGTACGCTTCGGGCCCTGTGTGCTTTTTCCGCTATATAAACATGCCGAAGACCGGCTGACTGCAGCCCCAGGTTCCACCCCCAAGCCCAGGAAACAAACAAGCACAGCAATGAACAGGAATAACCACCATCATAGTGGAAAACCAAAGAACTGGTTTCGGCCCCGGGGTCAGAACTGCATTTCTGTTTCCGCCGTCAGGAATCTGTGCATGTGTTGATGCATAGTCTACAAACTATTCCGTAAGCGACATGAACCTGTGTACGGCTTGCGGGACCCCTTCTGCCTGGCTGGGAGGGAACCCTGGAACAGCTATTGCAAAGTGCTCGAGGGAGGTGGCAGAGAAGAGGACCCACCCCTCCCTCAGGGGTGCCTGTTGGATGAGATGACTCTCCCCATGGCACCCTCCTCCTCCACAGAAAGGACGGGTGCTCTGGCATCCGCTGCAGGCTCAGTTCAGCTCCTGCGTGACTGGCCTGACTAGCCCTGTGGTCTGTGGACATCATGGCAGGCTGGGAAACAGAGgcccagagagaggcagggaccttagcagagaacacacacatatatcagtGAGCTGGGCTTAAACCCAGGTCCCCATCTCTCCCACCTCTGGGGCCTCTGACTGCTCAGTTGGTTCATTGCTGGGTCACACTGTCTGAGCTTACCAGTTAAAGCTGGATTAAAATGGATAAGAGGAGCCAACCAGCCGGACTCTCGCTGCCTCTAACTCCCCGCCTCCTAACCCGTGGTTTATGTGTAGTGGGCTTCCTCAGGTGAGCGTAAGCATCCCTGTGGAAGCAGCCAACCGTCTGGTCATCTGTGCCTGTCTCCTAAGGAACCCTGAGCCCTGCGGTCTCTGAGGGCCCTATTCCCACTTTTCCCAGCTGAGACTTTGGCGCTCCCAATGCTGGGCACCCCCTGCTGTCCTCAGAGGAACTTGCCCTGCAGGGCCAGGCTTTCTTGTGGTGGATCGTGGTGCCCCCTGCTGCCTGGAGGGTGGTACTTCCCTCAGCCTTTCCTCACAACCTCAACCATGAAAGCCTCTTGGAGTCTGAAATATGCAACTGGGACTCCAGGATTGAGGGTTCTTTCCAGGGTACAGGGGCAGGGGCTCTCAGGTCAAAGCTTGTCAGATGAGCCCCCTGCAACATTTTCTAAACCCTCTGGTGAGGAGAAGCCTTGTTATAATGTTTCCATCTTCATGAGGGCATGGTTACAATTGTTTCCATCTTCAGTGGTCTTGGTTACTTGAATGTATCTCCTCACAAGAAGGCATTTGAGAAGATGAGGGCGGACAGGGATGTGGGTCCTTGTGTTAGACCCTGTGTCACCCCTTCATCTAAGCAGGATGGCAccactgtgcctcagtttccttatctataACAGCATTCATATTTCATGAGGTTACTCCTGTTCATGGCCTTTTAGGATTATAGAGTTTTAAATAATATACAACCTCTTGGGTGAGTGATACCATTTTTCACATGATGCCCGGAAGAGTAGGTACCCATTAGGTCTCCACTGAGTGAGTGAGTAAGTGAGGGACTGAGTGGGTGAGTGCATGAAAGAATGAGTGAATGATTAAGTGAGTGgctgaggtggggagggagggagagagtgaaggagagaaTGAATGACTGAGTGCTGAATGactgggtggatgggtgggtgagtgagtgagtgattaaatgactgactgactgactgactgactggttAGCTGATTAATtgaatggctggctggctgggtggGTGACTGGCTGACTGACTAACTGATTGGTTAGCTGACTGGTtggctgactgactgactggttGACTGGTTGgctgactggctggctggctggctgactgactgactgactgactgcttAGCTGACTGGTtggctgactgactgactgactgactgcttAGCTGACTGGTtggctgactgactgactggttGACTGGTTGgctgactggctggctggctggctgactgactgactgactgcttAGCTGACTGGTtggctgactgactgactgactgtctgactggttggctggctggctgactgaatgaatgaatgattgagtggctggctggctgaggAGGCAGCTGTTGGGCTGCCTGAGGTTCAGTCTTCTGGGCTGGTTATTAGGGGCTCTCTGACCTGCCTCGCCATCGCCCAGTGGAAATGCAGTGTGAGCTGCCCACATGGGACCCCACATCACGGGAGATGCTGTACAGGTCATCAAAGGAGCACACAGAGTGGGTGAAGTGAGTTTGTCTTTAGAAAGGTCCCCGTGGGTGACATAGGAGGTAGACTGAAGAGTCCCAGCAGGTATCCACATGGAAGGTCCTGAGTTCTGAGGTACCTGATGCTCTTTCTCGTCGGAGCCTCGACATTTACCACACACCTCCCCATGGTACATGTCCCTCTCATTTTTTAAGTGTCCCCCTCCCCTCTCTGGGCACAGGTGGTTGCTGCATAGCCCAGGTTGCCCTCCAGcccctgaccctcctgcttctgcttccttctgTAGGATTCCAGGTGTGTTAACCATCACTCCTGGTTTGGGTCTTGGCTCTCCTCTGCCACCTGTTCCCAGTAGCTCCTGTGTTGGGTTTTGTAGTCTCTAGAGCCCAAGAAACATCCCTACTCTGTACCTGTGCAGGTGTCTCACAGGACAATGGACTCGTGACTGCTATTTCCAGGAggaggatctctctctctctctctctctctctctctctctctctctcacacacacacacacacacacacacacactcacaacccCCTGTGCTTGGGATTCGGCATTCTAGGACCCTCTGTGAGCACTGTCACCTTCTGCCTTCCCTTGCAGCTTTGGCCCTGAGTCCCCGTCTCCTGACAGCAGCGCTGCGTCTGCAGGACAGCAGCCCCCAGGCAGCCACTTGTCCTCGTACACGGAGTCCACATCTGTGGAGCAGCGTGACAGCTCCAGGGACCGGCGCAGCTCCAGCGTGGACCGTTCCAGTTCTGAGCTGGAGTCCACAGATGGCCCAGAGGGGCTGCCCGCGTCAGAGGTGTGCCCCGCAGAGGGAGAGGATGACTTCTCCTTCATCCATGTAAGCCTGCAGCCAGGGGTGGCGGCTGGGATGGAAACAGTCATTTATTAAGAGGGATCAGGGGACTGTGTGAGATTCTCACCCCTCCAGGACAGGCTCTGTATGCCAGGAGCCCCTGTAGTGACACAGCCTTTGACATGGAGCCCCCTGTTGGATAGAACGCTCCCACAATATTGTGTGTCTTGGGGAAAATGCCCTCACCTCTCCGAtgctctgcttccttcctcaCTAGTAACCCACACATCCAGCTCCACAGTCTCAAAGGGGATCACAGGTGTCCAAGGTACAATGTGCCGTGAGCACTCACAGGTCTACCTGAGGTTTGCTGCTCCCGGACAGCCATACACAGCCAGGCCTGCCTAGAGCAAACACAGAGAAAGGGCTCTCTGTGATAGCCACTCCAGGCATAGGCCCCCTTCTTGGGGTCCACCAGCACTGAGCTTGCCTAGGTCCCATGCAGGTGCCCACTGTCCCGAGCCCCGGGTCACACGATGTTCTATTCTAGTCTCTTCAGAACCCAAACTGGACCCCACTGTGCTCCAGAAACACTAACCTCcatggaggatggaggatgggacCATCACTGTAGTAGCCTGCaaggaggatggaggatgggagCCATCACTATAGTCTCCAAGGAGGATGGAGAGAGCCTGCAAGGGCCCCTCACTCTCAGTGGCCAAGCCCCTGGCCTTACACTGGGGCAGTTGATGCTCCAAATGCCCTTGAGGAGCTCCTAGTGCCCCTTCAAGGGGATTCACAGCTTACACATGGCCAAGGTCTTTCCTATGGAATCTCTAGGTAAacatggagacaggaagacccaAGATCAGCCTTCCAGGACACTGTGCAATATAAACAGGCATGGCATGGTGCCCACCTCTATGGCTGTTGTAAGGATTTCAGTTGGTGGTATGATCTGTTATTAACTCGGCAAATGTACACTGAGGTCTCACTGTTGCCAAGCCTTGCCGAGGTTCATGTGCGCATGCGATCCGGGTCACATGACACAGATACCTTGCTGGACGTTTCTTCTAGAACTCTGAGCACTTCCTCTTAGAGTCCATCGTAAGCAGCAAGGGCAGCACCGGCAGCCCTGGATTCCTGAGAGCTGGCTCCATCCCATGTCCCCACTGATAACCAAGAGGCGACATCCCCTGCCTTTCTTTTCGATTAGCAGGCTGGCATGGCTGCTGAGTCTGCCCATATGCTGGTGGTCCTAAGTATGGAGTAAACCGAGGCTCATGTGGGATGCATGAACTTGGGTTTCCTGTGGGGAAGGTTTGGAGGTGTCTCCGTCTGGACCTGCAGACATGGAAGTACCCCCTTTACTGGAGCTCTGTAGGTGATCCCTGCACCCTGGATTATCATGGGGCCACAATGAAGAGCTCAGGGGCTCCATGAACATTGTTGTCATAAAGACTGAGAGGCGCATTCAGCTAtttatgaaacagaaaataagCGCAGATTGAGCTTCTGGTACAGTCCTGCTCCCGCGCCTGTGTGAGGTCGCAGCCTGTGTGTCATTTGTCCTGTGGGTCCAGTAGTGTTCTTGGGCACTGCCTGCATGGTTTCCATGGGGGAAGCCCAGGCTCCGGGCATCGAGGGTCCTATTAGAGTGTGACACACCCGCCCGTGTGCCCCTGAGAGCACCTCGTGCGTGAACAAGGCTGCACACAGCCTGCGGACGGCGCCCTCCACTGACGCTTTCTCTCCTTCCCGCCACCCCCAAAGCAAACCTCAGTCCTCGATTCAAGTGCCCTCAAGACCCGGGTGCAGCTGAGCAAGCGAAGCCGTCGCCGGGCGCCCATCTCCCACTCCCTGCGGCGCAGCCAGTTCAGCGAGTGCGAGGGCCGGTCCCCTTTGGAAGAGGAGCCGCACAGCATGAGCATGTGGATGTTCAAGGACTCAACAGGTACGCCCGCCTCCCGCATCCCACCGTGCCCTGCGCTGAGCGGGAAGGCTTAGGCTGAACCCTGAGACTCGGTTACCCAGGAAGCTGTGGTCTCACGTTGGGCTTTATGTGTTTCatgtgttgtgcatgtgtgtggtggtgccattccagaggcagaggctggtgtaGCTCTGAGTTTGgtaccagcctggcctacagagtgagctccaggccagctgtGACTATATACTGTGactctctttaaaaacaaaacaaaagaaaacagggctggagagatggctcagcagctaagagcaccggctgttcttccagaggtcctgagttcaattcccagcaaccacatggtggctcacaaccatctatatgggcatctgatgccctcttctggcgagcaggtgtacatgcagatagagcatgcatacaataaaatatttaaaacaaaacagagagccaggcagtgatggcacctacctttaatcccagcacttaggaggcaggtggatatcttattttggggccagcctggtctacagagcaggcaGTCACATGGCCAAGTGCAGCCTCTGATCAGCCCCTAGACGAATGCTTGGACGTGGGTCCTTCTCCTGGTCCATCTGTGCtagcaaatgaaaattaaatgtcTGGGGAGGGCTGTGGGATGGGTAAAGTGTTTGTTTCAGAAGTATCAGGTTCAAATCCCAAGCACCCATGCACTTCCATAACCCAAGCCCTGAGTAAACAGAGACAAATGGATTCCTGAGGGTTGCTGACCAGCTCTTCTATCCAAATTGGTGATCTCTGggtccagtgagagactgtctcaaaaaataaagccCAGGGAGATGGATACAGACTCCCAAAGGAGGCGATCTGCCTGTGGCAGCCATTTCTcagcaggtgggagagcaggAAGCAGTCCCCAGGGCTTGTCCCCAAGTGCAGAGCTCTCTAGGGGTGTCCTGGTCTTCCTGAGCCGTGGGAGGGACCACCAATGACTTCGAACGCTTCTCTCAATAGAGGAGAAGTCGCCCAGGAAGGATGAGTCGGATGAAGAGCCGCCTAGGGTGGAGAGGACTCCTGTCAGCCATCCACAGAGGATGCCAGTGTTCCCTGGCATGGACCCAGCCGTGCTGAAGGTACCAAGAGTAGTCTGCACgctctcctccctcctgcccACCCTTCCTTCCGTCTGACACCCCATGATTCATCCTGTGCTTTTCCTTCCTCTCACTCCTTCCACCCATCCATtaagcctctctctcccttcctgtctGTTGATTCTCATTCATCCAGCCTCTCCTCCCCGCTTTCACTCCCCCTCCCAAAcacccatcctcctgcctccatctgctgTCTGAATGCTGGAATGACAGGCTTGTGACACTGCCTAGCTTCTCCAGGGGAATCTCGCTCACACTGTCCTAAGTTACCCCTTCCCAGCCTGTCCTCTCCAAACTCAGGG belongs to Meriones unguiculatus strain TT.TT164.6M chromosome 4, Bangor_MerUng_6.1, whole genome shotgun sequence and includes:
- the Kiaa1671 gene encoding uncharacterized protein KIAA1671 homolog isoform X4, which codes for MDYYYCPSLLKLLQYLWNQLKQCFSRRAPEAKDTDTLVHEADSQYGTWADQHQNGASFGPESPSPDSSAASAGQQPPGSHLSSYTESTSVEQRDSSRDRRSSSVDRSSSELESTDGPEGLPASEVCPAEGEDDFSFIHQTSVLDSSALKTRVQLSKRSRRRAPISHSLRRSQFSECEGRSPLEEEPHSMSMWMFKDSTEEKSPRKDESDEEPPRVERTPVSHPQRMPVFPGMDPAVLKAQLHKRPEVESPGESPSWTPQPKTPKSPFQPGALGSRVLPSSMERDERSEEPSPQWLKELKSKKRQSLYENQA
- the Kiaa1671 gene encoding uncharacterized protein KIAA1671 homolog isoform X2, producing the protein MDYLGDKLSVAQTHMSQWVGTVRRSFQEALHLVTATVGAERSGEPAVRSTPFKRTSSFRHLASRSRESFRRFSARSQQRFSSLRKRQPDSEAPDLNQLKQCFSRRAPEAKDTDTLVHEADSQYGTWADQHQNGASFGPESPSPDSSAASAGQQPPGSHLSSYTESTSVEQRDSSRDRRSSSVDRSSSELESTDGPEGLPASEVCPAEGEDDFSFIHQTSVLDSSALKTRVQLSKRSRRRAPISHSLRRSQFSECEGRSPLEEEPHSMSMWMFKDSTEEKSPRKDESDEEPPRVERTPVSHPQRMPVFPGMDPAVLKAQLHKRPEVESPGESPSWTPQPKTPKSPFQPGALGSRVLPSSMERDERSEEPSPQWLKELKSKKRQSLYENQA
- the Kiaa1671 gene encoding uncharacterized protein KIAA1671 homolog isoform X3 — translated: MYISHVCRYTWRAEGGSRSPGARSVGGCEPSDVPCPLQQQQVLSKNQLKQCFSRRAPEAKDTDTLVHEADSQYGTWADQHQNGASFGPESPSPDSSAASAGQQPPGSHLSSYTESTSVEQRDSSRDRRSSSVDRSSSELESTDGPEGLPASEVCPAEGEDDFSFIHQTSVLDSSALKTRVQLSKRSRRRAPISHSLRRSQFSECEGRSPLEEEPHSMSMWMFKDSTEEKSPRKDESDEEPPRVERTPVSHPQRMPVFPGMDPAVLKAQLHKRPEVESPGESPSWTPQPKTPKSPFQPGALGSRVLPSSMERDERSEEPSPQWLKELKSKKRQSLYENQA